From a single Apium graveolens cultivar Ventura chromosome 2, ASM990537v1, whole genome shotgun sequence genomic region:
- the LOC141708091 gene encoding ubiquitin-conjugating enzyme E2 variant 1D-like: MTIGSGGSSIVVPRNFRLLEELERGEKGIGDGSVSYGMDDADDIFMRSWTGTIIGPHNTAHEGRIYTLKLFCDKDYPDKPPTVRFHSRINMTCVNHETGVVESKKFNMLANWQREFTMEHILTQLRKEMTISQNRKLSQPPEGTYF; this comes from the exons ATGACCATCGGTTCCGGAGGATCTTCCATCGTTG TACCAAGAAACTTCAGACTGCTGGAAGAACTTGAACGTGGTGAAAAGGGTATCGGAGATGGTTCTGTTAGCTACGGAATGGACGATGCTGACGACATTTTCATGCGTTCATGGACAGGCACCATAATTGGTCCTCACAAT ACTGCACATGAAGGTCGCATATATACTTTGAAGCTGTTCTGTGACAAAGATTATCCGGATAAGCCTCCTACTGTTCGTTTTCATTCTCGCATCAACATGACTTGTGTCAATCATGAAACTGGTGTG GTTGAATCAAAGAAGTTTAATATGCTGGCGAATTGGCAGAGAGAGTTTACTATGGAGCATATACTGACTCAGTTGCGCAAAGAAATGACCATCTCTCAAAACCGAAAGCTTTCCCAACCTCCCGAAGGAACGTACTTTTAA